A stretch of Gallaecimonas pentaromativorans DNA encodes these proteins:
- the clpS gene encoding ATP-dependent Clp protease adapter ClpS has product MAGSTDIQHTEKTQNADPALKRAPMYKVVLMNDDYTPMDFVVLILQRFFAMDHEKATQVMLSVHYQGKGVCGVFSADVAETKVAQVNRFARDNGHPLLCAMEPA; this is encoded by the coding sequence ATGGCTGGCAGTACCGATATTCAACATACAGAGAAAACACAGAATGCAGATCCGGCGCTCAAGCGTGCGCCTATGTATAAAGTGGTTCTCATGAATGACGATTACACCCCCATGGATTTTGTGGTGCTAATTCTGCAACGCTTTTTTGCCATGGATCATGAGAAGGCAACTCAGGTAATGTTGTCAGTGCATTATCAGGGAAAAGGGGTGTGTGGAGTGTTCAGCGCAGATGTCGCTGAAACCAAAGTGGCTCAGGTGAACCGCTTTGCAAGGGACAACGGTCATCCCTTACTTTGTGCCATGGAACCGGCTTGA
- a CDS encoding NADP-dependent isocitrate dehydrogenase, which translates to MTTGKSKIIYTITDEAPALATQSLLPIIEAYAAKAGVAVETRDISLAGRIIATFPEYLTEAQRIGDDLAELGELAKTPDANIIKLPNISASVPQLKAAIKELQAQGYKLPDYPEEPKNDAEKAIKAGYDKVKGSAVNPVLREGNSDRRAPASVKQYARKHPHSMGAWSKDSQSHVASMADGDFYGSEKSVTLNDATSVSIELVKADGSKVVLKDKLALLAGEVIDASTMSKNALEAFFAEQIADAKAQGVLFSLHMKATMMKVSDPIIFGHAVKVFYKDVFAKHSDLFKQLGVDVNNGIGDLYARLPELPAEQRQAIEAELSAVYDNSPALAMVDSDRGITNLHVPSDVIIDASMPAMIRSSGQMWNAKGEQQDTKAVIPDRSYAGVYQETIAFCKENGAFDPRTMGSVPNVGLMAQKAEEYGSHDKTFEIPAAGTVRVVDASGAVLLEHSVEAGDIWRMCQTKDAPIRDWVKLAVNRARATGTPAVFWLDENRGHDAEIIKKVNAYLPEHDTSGLEILIKSPVEATRYSLARMKDGKDTISVTGNVLRDYLTDLFPILELGTSAKMLSIVPLMNGGGLFETGAGGSAPKHVQQFEKENYLRWDSLGEFLALAASLEHLAQFNNNPKAQVLADTLDQATAKFLDNNKSPARKVGQIDNRGSHFYLAMYWAQALATQDKDAELKAQFAGLAETLTKEEETIVGELNGAQGVAVDIGGYYKPNLELAAKAMRPSQTLNAAIAAL; encoded by the coding sequence ATGACAACAGGCAAGTCGAAGATTATTTACACCATCACCGACGAAGCTCCGGCACTTGCAACCCAGTCTCTGCTGCCCATCATTGAAGCCTATGCCGCCAAGGCCGGCGTGGCTGTTGAGACCCGGGACATTTCCCTGGCCGGTCGTATCATCGCCACCTTCCCCGAATATCTGACCGAGGCCCAGCGCATCGGCGATGATTTGGCCGAACTTGGCGAACTGGCCAAGACTCCCGACGCCAACATCATCAAACTGCCCAACATCTCCGCTTCTGTGCCGCAGTTAAAGGCGGCCATCAAGGAGCTGCAGGCCCAGGGCTACAAGCTGCCCGATTACCCGGAAGAGCCGAAAAACGACGCCGAGAAAGCCATCAAAGCCGGTTATGACAAGGTCAAAGGCTCTGCGGTAAACCCGGTGCTGCGCGAAGGTAACTCTGACCGCCGCGCTCCGGCCTCCGTTAAGCAGTACGCCCGCAAGCATCCCCATTCCATGGGTGCCTGGAGCAAAGACTCCCAGTCTCACGTGGCCAGCATGGCCGATGGCGACTTCTACGGCTCTGAAAAGTCCGTGACCCTCAATGATGCTACCAGCGTCAGCATCGAACTGGTTAAGGCCGATGGCAGCAAAGTGGTGCTCAAAGACAAGCTGGCCCTGCTGGCCGGTGAGGTAATTGACGCCTCCACCATGAGCAAAAATGCACTGGAAGCCTTCTTCGCCGAGCAAATCGCCGACGCCAAGGCCCAAGGCGTGCTGTTCTCTCTGCACATGAAAGCCACCATGATGAAGGTCTCCGACCCCATCATCTTCGGCCACGCGGTAAAAGTGTTCTACAAAGACGTTTTCGCCAAGCACAGCGACCTTTTCAAGCAGCTGGGTGTGGACGTAAACAACGGTATTGGTGATCTGTACGCGCGCCTGCCGGAACTGCCAGCCGAGCAGCGCCAAGCCATCGAAGCTGAGCTTAGCGCCGTGTACGACAACAGCCCGGCGCTGGCCATGGTGGATTCTGACCGCGGCATCACCAACCTGCATGTGCCTTCCGATGTGATAATCGACGCTTCCATGCCGGCGATGATCCGCAGCTCCGGCCAGATGTGGAACGCCAAAGGCGAGCAGCAAGATACCAAAGCGGTGATCCCTGACCGTAGCTACGCCGGTGTTTACCAAGAAACCATCGCATTTTGTAAAGAAAACGGCGCTTTTGACCCCCGCACCATGGGCTCTGTGCCCAACGTCGGCCTGATGGCGCAAAAAGCCGAAGAGTATGGCTCTCACGACAAAACCTTTGAGATCCCTGCTGCCGGCACTGTGCGTGTAGTCGATGCCAGTGGCGCCGTGCTGCTTGAGCACAGCGTGGAAGCTGGTGATATCTGGCGTATGTGCCAGACCAAAGACGCCCCTATCCGCGACTGGGTCAAGCTGGCCGTTAACCGCGCCCGTGCCACTGGCACTCCGGCGGTGTTCTGGCTGGACGAAAACCGTGGCCACGACGCCGAGATCATCAAAAAGGTCAATGCCTACCTACCCGAGCACGACACCAGCGGCCTTGAGATCCTCATCAAATCGCCGGTTGAGGCCACCCGTTACTCCCTGGCCCGTATGAAAGACGGCAAGGACACCATCTCCGTAACCGGTAACGTGCTGCGCGACTACCTCACCGATCTGTTCCCGATCCTCGAGCTCGGTACCAGCGCCAAGATGCTGTCCATCGTGCCGCTGATGAATGGCGGCGGCCTGTTCGAAACTGGTGCTGGCGGCTCTGCACCCAAGCACGTGCAGCAGTTTGAAAAAGAAAACTACCTGCGTTGGGATTCTCTGGGTGAGTTCCTGGCCCTGGCCGCTTCTTTGGAGCACCTGGCCCAGTTCAATAACAACCCCAAAGCCCAAGTGCTGGCCGACACCCTTGACCAGGCGACTGCCAAGTTCTTGGACAACAACAAGTCGCCTGCCCGTAAAGTGGGGCAAATCGACAACCGTGGCAGCCACTTCTACCTGGCCATGTACTGGGCTCAGGCCCTGGCTACCCAGGACAAAGACGCTGAGCTCAAAGCCCAGTTTGCCGGCCTGGCTGAAACCCTCACCAAAGAGGAAGAGACTATCGTTGGCGAGCTGAACGGTGCCCAGGGCGTTGCCGTGGACATCGGCGGTTACTACAAGCCCAACCTGGAGCTGGCCGCCAAAGCCATGCGCCCGAGCCAAACCCTGAACGCCGCTATTGCCGCGCTCTAA
- the cspD gene encoding cold shock domain-containing protein CspD, whose translation MAIGTVKWFNNAKGFGFICPEGGGEDVFAHYSTIQMDGYRTLKAGQEVNFDMTQGPKGYHAVNIKPQER comes from the coding sequence ATGGCTATCGGAACAGTCAAATGGTTCAACAACGCCAAGGGCTTCGGTTTTATTTGTCCTGAGGGGGGCGGCGAAGACGTCTTCGCTCACTACTCTACCATTCAAATGGATGGTTACCGAACGCTCAAAGCTGGCCAGGAAGTAAATTTCGACATGACTCAGGGGCCTAAAGGCTATCACGCCGTTAACATTAAGCCCCAGGAAAGGTGA